The Mucilaginibacter gracilis genomic interval ATTTATTCCTTTATTCTAAACTAATCGACTTGCCTGCTAAACATATCGATACAGGTATGGGATTTGAACGTTTGGTAAGGGTGATGCAAGGTAAAGCATCTAATTATGATACTGATATTTTCCAACCCCTAATACAGTTTATTTCGGAGAAGAGCGGAATTAAATATGAAAAAGTTTCGGATAATTCCGGAGCAGATAAAATGGAAGCGATTTCTATGCGTGTTATGGCAGACCATATACGTGCAATCAGTTTTGCCATTATAGATGGACAATTGCCATCCAATAATAAGGCCGGCTATGTGATCCGTAGGATATTACGTAGAGCGGTTAGATATTCTTATCAGTTTTTAGGAATAAAAGAACCTTTTTTAAATAAATTGGTTCTTATTTTGGCCGAACAGTTTAAAGGTGTTTTTAATGAACTTTGGGAACAAAGAGAATTTGTGAAAAAAGTTGTTCTTGAAGAAGAATTAGCATTTTTAAGAACGCTGGAAAAAGGAATACTTCGATTTGATATAATCATGACAAGGGGCGCCGTTATTCCTTCAAATGCGGAGCTAACCAAAGAAATAAATGCGTACAGAGACCGAAAAATATTGCATGGGTTTGTTGCATTTGAATTGTTCGACACGTTTGGGTTTCCGATTGACTTAACGGAACTGATGGCGAAGGACTTTGACTTTACTGTTGACATTGCTGGCTACGAAGCCGCTCTCCAACAACAAAAAAACCGCTCCCGCGCGGCAACTGCCATTGATACCGGCGATTGGATTGTTTTAAAAGACGATGAAACGGTTGAGTTTGTAGGTTATAATGAAACCGAAACTATTGCTCACGTGGTTAAATACCGCAAGGTTAAGGCAAAGGGTGTGGAGCAATACCAGTTGGTTTTAGATAAAACGCCTTTTTATGCCGAAAGCGGTGGGCAGGTGGGTGATACCGGCGAACTGGTTTTTCCGGATGGTGAGATTGTTGCCGTTACCGATACTAAGAAAGAGAACGGGCTGATAGTACACTTTGTAGATAAACTTCCGCAGGATATTGACGATGCCTTAACCGCCATTGTCGATTTGGCTAAACGTAAGGCAACCAATAACAACCACTCGGCAACGCACTTGTTGCATGCGGCTTTAAAACAGGTTTTAGGTACGCATGTAAACCAAAAAGGCAGTTTGGTAAATGGCGAATATTTGCGTTTTGATTTTTCGCACTTCAGCAAGGTTACCGATAATGAAATAGCGCAGATAGAAGCTATCGTTAACGAAAAGATACGCGAGAATATTAACGTTGATATTAAAGAACTCCCCAAAGAGGAAGCGATTGCCTTAGGCGCAAACGCTTTGTTTGGCGAAAAATATGGCGATACGGTTAGGGTTGTAACAATAGATGCTAAATTTAGCATTGAGCTTTGCGGCGGTACGCACGTGCAATCAACCGGGCAAATAGGTTACTTTAAAATTATTACCGAAAGTGCCGTTGCCGCAGGTGTGCGCCGTATTGAAGCTATAACCGGCCTGGCTGCCGAAAAATATATCGGCAACCAAAATAAACTGATACAGGATATTAAAGAACTGCTTAAAAACCCGAAAGACATAGCCAAAAGCATTAAAGATTTAATGGACGAAAACAGCAAATTGAAAAAGGAACTGGAAAAATCCATCCTCGAAAAAGCTTCGGGTTTAAAACAAGGTTTGGCGGCGCAGGTCCAAAATATAAACGGGGTAAACTTTATTGCCCAAAAGGTTGATTTACCTAACGCTGATGCGATAAAAAATCTGGCTTATAGCTTAAAAGATATTGTACCCAACCTGTATTTAGTATTAGTTGCCGAAATTGACGGCAAACCTAACATCACGGTAATGATAGAAGAAAGCCTGGTGAAAGAAAAGGGTCTAAATGCCGGCAGCATCATCCGCGAATTGGCTAAAGAGATACAGGGTGGCGGCGGCGGTCAGCCATTTTATGCAACTGCAGGTGGCAAGGATGTTAGCGGCTTACCAAAGGTGTTAGAAAAAGCAAAGGCGTTTATTCCGGCAGGGTAAAAGTGTTATTTTAAAACGCACTTTTAAATAAAATTATTAAGTTTATGTCATCAATATTTTTGATGGCTGGCAATGCTTACAAAACAAACTTTAGCAAATAACCATAACTTTTTAAGTGAAGCTGTTTTTCATTTAAAGTCGCGGTTATTGATAGCCAAACGGCTTTTTGTTAATACGGTAACGCCTAAACAAAAATTATATCACAACAAAAGTTTAAAACAGCAAGCAGTTGTTTCGGTTTCGGAAAGTGAACTATGGAACGCAGACGATAATGCCGAAAACTGGATACTAACCGCCGGCAAAATAGAAAACTTGCGCATAGCCGTTAAAAAAATAAACGGTGTAGAAATTGATGCCGGGCAGGTGTTCAGCTTTTGGAAATATGTTGGCAGCCCCAACAAGTTAAAAGGCTACGTATTAGGTCGCGAAATAAGGGAAGGGTGCATAGTACCAACCATTGCAGGTGGTTTGTGCCAGCTATCAAACGGTTTGTATGATGCCGCATTAAAAGCAAATTTTGATATTATTGAACGCCACAAGCATACGCGGGTAATAAAAGGATCGTTGGCGGAGCAGGATAGGGATGCTACCGTAAAATGGAACTACATTGATTTGCGTTTTAAAGCCAATAAACCCTTTAGAATTGAAGCCGAACTTACGGCAGATAAACTTATTATCAAATTTAGAAGCGGCGGCACCGGAGTTACTTCGGAAATCGATTATGCAACTAAACTTAAGCCATCCCAATTAAACGATTGTTATTCGTGCGGCAATTTCGGTTGTTTTAATTATCCAAACCCCGATAAGCGCGCCAGTGCCAAACCCATAACCACCTTCGTGTTAGACGAAAAGTGGAACGAGTACAACGATTACATCAATAAACAGGCATCCGGTGATGATTATTTTATAGTACCCATACATCAAAGTAAGTTTATCAGGCTAAACAGATATAATTGGGTAATTGCCACTAACGCCAAAGTAAAAACCCTGCCATTAGTGGCTGTAAAAAGGGCTATTAGCCTTAGGCTGTTTGCAAAGGGCAACGTGTTTAAACAGGCCCTTAACTTTGATAGACAGTTGGCAAAAGCGGCGTCGAAAAACATCCCTATAGAATGCACACATTTAGTTATTGCGCAAAACCTGTTGCCTTTTATGTTTGAGTATGGTGCCTTAGGCGGGCGCACCTTTGATGTTTTGATGAACAGGTTACCCTTTGAACAATTGCACCAATGCCTTAACCATGCACACACCATACATTCGCGAAGCGAAACGCTCAATGATTTTCGCGCCCCGGCAAATTGGGTCGAATTTGAGTGCATTGCTTTAACTAAAGCCAGGCATATTGTAACGCCACACCAACAGATAGCTAATATTTTTAATAACAAAGCCGTTAAACTTAACTGGGCACTGCCTAACATTGGCAAAAAGCCGTTGGCGGGTAACAAAATTTTGTTCCCGGCATCGGCAGTGGGCCGCAAGGGTGCTTACGAAATAAAACAACTTGCAACAGAGTTAAACCTTGCACTTGTAGTTACCGGCAAAGCTACCGAGTATGAAAACTTTTGGGATGGCGTTAAAACTGAACCCGCAGGGCAAAATATATTGGATGGTATAGGGCTGGTTATTTACCCGGCTTATGTTGAACACCGGCCGGTTATGCTGCTAAAAGCACTTGCCGCCGGCATACCCGTTATAACCACTACAGCCTGCGGCTTGCAGGCACACCCTAATTTAACCATTTTGCCAACCGGTAATTTTGAATTGCTAAAGCAAACGGTTGAATTATATTTGAGTAAAAGCAAAACTTTTGATACGCTTAATACATAATCTACAACATCAAAATTTATCCACAGCGTACCCCCGTACCACATATTTTGTTAACTTCGCACGTCGCTTTAAAAAGCACCTAAATTTAATTTTGTAATAAGCGACGATTGCATAAAATATAACAATGGCTGAAGATTTAGAAAATGGCGGCGGAGGCTCGTCTGATAAAATTATCCCTATCAATATTGAAGAAGAAATGCGGTCGGCATACATCGATTATTCGATGTCTGTTATCGTATCAAGGGCTTTACCTGATGTTCGCGACGGTTTAAAACCTGTACACAGGCGCGTACTTTTTGGTATGCTTGATTTGGGATTGAACGCAAACAAACCTTATAAAAAGTCGGCACGTATTGTGGGTGAGGTACTCGGTAAGTATCACCCGCATGGCGATTCGTCGGTATATGGCACTATGGTGCGTATGGCCCAGGATTGGAGCCTGCGATACCCTTTGGTTGACGGGCAGGGCAATTATGGCTCGATAGACGGTGATAACCCTGCGGCAATGCGTTACACCGAGGCAAGGTTGCAAAAAATTGCCGAAGAGATGCTGGCCGATATTAATAAGGACACCATAGACTACCAGTTAAACTTTGACGACTCGTTACAAGAGCCAACTGTATTGCCCGCTAAGTTCCCTAACCTGTTGGTTAACGGAGCATCGGGTATTGCGGTAGGTATGGCTACCAATATGGCACCACACAACCTTACCGAGGTTGTAAATGCCACCATAGCTTATATTGATGACAGGGCCATTGAAATTAGCGAACTGATGAAGTTTGTTAAAGGCCCCGATTTCCCCACCGGTGGTATTATTTATGGTTTTGAAGGTGCCCGCGAGGCATCAGAAACCGGTCGTGGCCGTATTGTATTGCGCTCGCGCGCCGAGATCGAGATTTATAACGGCGACCGTGAACGCATCATCGTTACCGAGATACCTTATCAGATCAATAAATCCATCATGATTGAGCGTACTGCCGAACTGGTGAATGAAAAGAAACTGGAAGGCATATCGGCCATTCGCGACGAATCAAACCGTGAAGGTATCCGTGTGGTTTACGAAATTAAGCGCGATGCCAATGCGGCTATTGTGTTAAATAACCTTTTTAAATACACATCGTTACAAACATCGTTTAGTGTAAATAATATTGCGCTGGTACATGGCCGCCCAATGTTATTGAACCTGAAAGATTTAATACATCACTTTGTTGAGCACCGCCACGAAGTAATTATACGCCGTACCAAATTTGAACTGGCCGAAGCCGAAAAACGCGCCCATATATTAGAGGGTTTGTTAATCGCCTTAGACCATTTGGACGAGGTTATTCAACTGATACGCAGTTCGAATACTCCGGACGAGGCTCGCGACGGCTTGATGACGCGCTTTGACTTGAGCGAAATACAGGCCCGTGCTATTTTGGATATGACGCTTCGCCGTTTAACCGGACTGGAACGCGATAAGATAAAAGCGGAGTATGCCGAACTTATGAAACTGATAGATTACTTAAAATCTATTTTAGCCGACGAAGGTTTGCGTATGCAGATCATCAAAGACGAACTGACCGAGATTAAAGAAAAATACGGTGATGAGCGCCGCACACAAATAGTGCATTCATCTGCAGAAATGCAAACCGAAGATTTTATTGAGGATGAAAATGTGGTAATCACTATATCGCACGAAGGTTACATTAAACGTACACCTTTAACCGAATACCGCACGCAAGCAAGAGGAGGGAAGGGAGCTATAGGCAGCAATAGCCGCGATGCCGATTTTATTGAGCACCTGCTTATTGCATCAAACCATAATTACATGCTGTTTTTTACCGAAACAGGCCAATGCTTTTGGCTGCGTGTGTTTGAAATTCCCGAAGGTACGCGTACATCAAAAGGGCGTGCTATCCAAAACATCATCAATATCCCTAAAGAAGAAAACATTAAGGCTTATATTAAGTTAACAAGCCTAAAGGATAAAGATTATTTGGAAAATAACTTTATTATTATGTGTACCCGCAAAGGTGTGATCAAAAAAACTTCGTTAGAAGCTTATTCACGTCCGCGCGCTAACGGTATCAACGCCATCAACATCAATGAAGGTGATACTTTGCTTGAGGCAACGTTAACAACTGGCAGCAGCGAAATTGTAATGGCCTTAAAATCGGGCAGAGCAATACGCTTTAACGAATCAACCGTTAGGCCAATGGGGCGTACTGCAACAGGTGTTAGAGGTATTACCCTCGCCAGCGAAACCGACGAAGTTGTGGGTATGATAGCTATTGATGATGCCGCCACAACGGTATTAGTAGTATCAGAAAAAGGATATGGTAAACGTACCGATATTGACGACTACCGCGTAACCAACAGGGGAGGTAAGGGTGTTAAAACCATTAACGTTACCGATAAAACCGGCCAATTAGTTGCTATTAAAGGAGTTACCGACGAGCACGATTTGATGATTATTAACCGATCGGGCATTATTATACGTATTGCAGTTAGCGAGTTAAGAACAATGGGCCGGGCAACGCAAGGAGTGAGGTTAATATCGTTAAAAGAGAACGACAGTATAGCCTCGGTGGCACAGATAGAACGCGAAGAAGAGGTGGTAGAAGCCGAAGCTGCCGAAGAAACAGTTACTGAAGGAGAAGGCACTATAATTGCTGAAGCCAGCGAACCGGCTGAAGGCGACAGTAATGCAGACAGCGACGCAACTGAAGGCACTGCCGACGAGGACGAAATAGAAGAATAAATTTTAGGTTATGTTAATCCGTAAAATAACTTTACTGATCGCATGTATTTGTTTTACATCCTTTATTGCCAGGGCACAGTCCGAGGCGATGAAGGATGTAATTAACAACCTGGCCCTGTACCATAAAAAAAACGATGTGAAATATTTGGGCGATTCAAAAAAATCGGTCGATGCAACTTTCAAAACCCATTCGGATAGCGTGGACATGGGTAAAAATGTGTACAAGGCAATGGTTTATGCCACCATTCTTAATATCGATTCGGTAAACAAGCTTAACCTGCCCGATACCATGCTGTTACAAACCACAAAGCTTGTAAACAGGTTATTGCACATGCGCAAAATATACAGGTACAACCTCGAAATGAATTACAGTAAGGGCTGCCTGGCCAATGTATATCAGCGTAAAGCGTTTGATTATTATACCAAAAACAATTACCGCCTTGCTATATCAAATTTTAATATAGCCAAAAGGTATGTGCCTGCCGCTAAAGAAATTAATGTTTATCTGGCCAATATTTATTATAAGTTAGGCAATTACAAAACTGCTGTGGCTTATTACGATACGGTTTTAATGCTAAAAAAACCGCGCCTCGAACACATACAAACTGCAGCAAATGTTTATAAAACACTGGGCGATACTACAAGGAGCCTACAAATTATACAACAAGGATTAGACGAGTATCCGGGTGATAAATATTTACTATCTGAGGAAGCAAATATTTACAACAATCAAAAAAATTACGACCTGTTAAAGCCGGTGCTTAATAACCTGATGACAATTGCACCTAACGACCCGAATGTTATTTTTATGGCCGCCAATTGCTACGACCATTTGAACGACCCGGATAGGGCAGAGCAACTGTATCACCAGGTGATTGACATTAACAACAATAACTACGATCCGATTTTTAACCTGGGATTGCTTTATTTAAAAAAAGCCCTGCATCAAAACAAACCTGAGCAATACCAGGTTTGTATAAATCAATCGCAAAACTGGCTCGAAAAGGCGAGCGAAATGGCCCCCAATAGCGAAACGTGTTTAAAAGCACTACAAATGCTATATTTGCAAACGGGCGATCAAACTCAGCTGAAAAAGGTAAATAATAAATTAAACCAGTTAACCAATTGAAATAAAAAATGCATTTTAGCGATGCATTAATAATAACCACTAAAATAATTGACAATGAAAATTAAATTTCTGATAACAGGCTTATTATCACTTGTTTCGGTAACTGCCGTTTTTGCGCAGAAAGATGTGCTTAGAGATGCACAAGATGCTTTTACCAAATACGATGGGTTAAGGGCTTCGCCTAAATTAGCACTCCCAAGCTTAACAACAGCTAAAGATTTAATAGACAAGGCCGCTGTACACCCCAAAACATCGGGCTTGCCGCTTACTTACACCGTTAAAGGTGAAATTTACGCAGCATTAGCTTTAAATGATACCGTAGCAAGCAGATCGACACCTTTGTTTATTACTGCCGATGAAGCTTTGAAAAAAGCAAAAGAACTGGATACAAAAGGGGAGAACAAGAAACAGATTGAGGATTCGTACAGAACCCTTGCTCAGTACACCTTTAATAAGGGTGTTAGGCAATACCAAAAAGGTAACTATAATGGCGCTTACGAATCTTTTGATTATTACAGAACCGTGATGCCCGAAGATACCAACGCCATATTTTACACCGGCTTATCGGCGTTAAACTCAAAAAAGTACCCCGAAACAATTAAGTTATACACTAACCTTTTAGCTACACCGTACACCGGCAAAGCAAATATTTACGGCGATTTGGTGCAGGTTTATATGTTAAATAAAGATACCGCCGGTGCTATGAAAATAGTATCAGAAGCGGTTGCTAAATACCCAGCAAACGCCAGTTTGCGTAACCGTGAAATACAGCTTTACCTACAAAAAGGCCGTGTTAAAGAATTAGGTGATAAATTGGATAAGGCTATTGAGGTAGACCCTAAAAATAAGAGCTTATACTATTACCAGGGTTACATTTTGCTGCAAGAAAAATCGTATGATAAGGCAGCAGACCAATTTGGAAAGGCTTTAATTATCGATCCGGATTATTACGATGCTAATTTGAATATGGGATTATCATACCTTAACCAAGGTATAGATTTGTTTAACAAAGCAAATACAATGCCTATAAGCAAATCAAACCCCAAAGCCAGCCAGGCTCAATACGATTTATTATCTAAACAAGCAATTGTATATTTTGATAAAGCTAAGCCGTATTTAGAAAAAGCTACTGCTGAGCAACCAAAAGAAGAAGACCCGATTGATGCTTTAAAAAAGGTTTACTTGGGTAAAAAAGATGCTGTAAATGCTAATTTGATGCAAAAGAAATTAGATGCTTTAAGAGCAGGCAATAAATAAACAAATAGGAGCCCGGTAATTCGGGCTTTTATTGAATGAAGTTACTTAACATAATATTAATTATAGGATATGTGTTTTTTTATCACAGCGCACTGCAATAGCTGCTGCTGTTGGTATCTGCCAGCCGGTGGTTGGTGGCTTTGTGTAATATCAAATACCTCAAACTTTTCATAAGCCACAGCCTCGATAACAACTTCCAATTAAAATAAATTATTTTTTTTGGCTTAATACTCATTAATGAGCATTCTTTTTAATAAATTAGTTTTACAAATACTAAATTTAAATCATGAAAATAGTAAAAATAGCATTCAGTTTTATTAGCATGATGGCCATATTGTTCGTTACCAAGGTTGTAAGTGGTCAAACAACGCAACCTAATGTTCTTTTTGGATGCTATTTTCAACCAGCCGTAATTCGTATTCAGGGCGATACCATTGCCGCAGTTGGTTTTGCACAGTCGGCGGCAGTTTATATCATGAATTTAAAAGAGCCAAAAGCCAACGAAAAACTTGAACTATTAAAGCAAGCGAAACTGGAAAGAAAATTTGTTTGCATTTACGTCAAAAAAAATACTGTAGCGGGAGCGACAATCATCACCGATGTTAAATTGGCACCAATTCATAAATGATTTTCTTCCTTGTGGCACTCCCCTACCATAAGCTCATTTTTTTACAAGCCGCATGCTGCAATTACTTATTTTTAGTGAGTGGGGTTACTTGCGGTACACCATCGCGCTTTAGCCACCCAGCCCGGGTTTTAGTTTGCGCACTGCGGTAAATTGCAGACAGCCGTTGCCTGCATACCTATACAGGTATTACGATAATACTGTTATCCCGTTTACCTCGCCGACAACGCAACAACTGATAGTTTTAACAAAAAAAAAGCCGGACAAAACGACCAGCTCTTATTATTACTTTACGGGATAAATTATTTTACTTGTTTGAAAAAATAAACATCGGAATTAGAATTAACCTTAACTAAAATCTCTTCTTTTTCGTTTTTCAGATCAACAAAGAAAACTTTAGTTTCGTCTGCATTTGATGATGCATAAGGCTCCAGTGCAGATGTGCTTGTTGCTTTAGGCTGTAGTTCAATAACTTCGCCTACCTGGTAACCGGCATATTGAGTGGCTATTTCTTTTTGAGCTGCAGCAGGAATACTGGTAATGGTGATGGCGCGGGTAATGCCCATGTACTCGCCGGTTACCGAATAAAAAGCAGTATATTTTTGTCCGTTAGAAATAAAGTCAGCTTTTTGGCAGTTGGCATCAACTTTCCAAACAATATCTTTAGCATCTTTAAAATCATAGGCAAACTGATTTAAAACTGTATACGATACAGCTTCGGAATTTGATGCATCTTTCTTTTTACCACCATCGGCAGCAAAAACACCTATTGATAAACTCGAGAATAATATAGCAGTTACTAATATCTTTTTCATGACTCTTAAATTAAATGTTTAAAATTTTAATTACATAACAAAAGTAAGGCTGAATTAACATATATTCAAATAAAAATGAATTTTTATGATAATTTCATAACAAATTACTGTTTTCTTTGCAATTATTAATTTAACTCGGTTTAGATAGTGTATTTTTAACAATATGTAAAATTAAGTGATTGCTATTTTTAAATTAAAAACCTTAAAACTTTATAAAGTTGGTAACAAAATCGATATTTTACTGTAATTTATATTGCAAAGTATCGCTTTTGTTGAAATTAAGAATCTCCTTTAGCAAAAGAGATAAGCTTACAAAGCCTGATTTGTGCCATTATAAGGTTAAATACTCAGCGTTTTTTTGAAACACTAACCATTGTAGTGTGTTTGTCAATTGAAACAAGCAATTACTATATTTGCAACATGCCACATACAACCATTTATAAAACTTTTGAAAGCGAATTAAGGGTGCGTCCTGATGATATTGATATGTTTAGGCATGTACATAACAGTAAATACCTGGATTATGTGCTGGCAGCCCGCTACGACCAGATGGACGTTTGCTATGGCATGTCGATGGAGAAGTTTATGGAGCGCGGCTTTGGTTGGGTTGTAAAGGCGGTACATATTAACTACAAACGCGCACTGGTGCTGGGCGACTATTTTATTGTGAAAACAAGCATAGAAACTATTGACGACCGCGGTTGCCGTGTAAGATTTATGATAACCAATAAAACTAACGACAAAACCAGTTGCGACGGATGGTTTGATTTTGTTATGATTGATATGATTACCGGCAAAGCGGTAAAAATACCCGATGATATTTTACAGCATTACAACATGCTGGTTGAAGAGGTTGCCGTTTAAAGTTTATGCTCCCAATTGAGTTAATGAGCGTAACAAACGGCGAACCTCGAAAGGGTTGCGCAGGTAGTATTTGGCAGCGGAGTTATTGCTGCCTATTTTAATTGTTATCGCTTCGGGTGGCAGGGCTTTAAAAATATCTTCGTCGGTATGGTCGTCGCCAAGGGCCATAATCAGGTCATAATCCTGATTAGCAAGTAAGGTAAGCGAGGCTTTTCCTTTATTTATTTCCATGTTTTTCACCTCAATAACTTTATCGCCGGGTAATATTTGCAGGCCCTTATCTAAAACAAGGTATTTTAGGTTGCTCATTAACTCGTTCGACCGTAATTCGCCCAAGCCATCTTCCACTTTGCGAAAATGCCATACCAGCGAATACGTTTTTTCTTCGATAAATGATCCCGGTGTACGGTCTACATAACTTTCTAAAATTTGCATCACGTCGGGCTTCCATTGGTCGGTAAGGCCGGGTATGCGGTGCCATTTTTGCCCTTTATACTTAGTCCATGCACCGTGTTCGGCAACTAAATCTGTTTGGGTGTGGCTAAACCAATCGTTTAAATTTTCGTGCTTACGGCCACTAATTAAAACAACGTGGTTTGCAGGGTCGGCTGTTAGTTTATCCAGCAGGTCGTAAAGGTCTTTATCGGGTATAGCTTGCTCGGCGGTGGCTTTAAAGTTAACAAGCGTGCCATCGTAATCTAAAAATATAAGGCGTTTGGTAGCATTGGCAAATTGATCTTTGATGTGCTGCTCGGTTTTATAACTTACATGCTTGGTTCGCATAGCAAGTTGCATCTCTTTAACCTCGGCCAGTTTATTTATAAAAAGCTTAACCCAATGGTTTACATTAAATTTAGAAACCATACTGCGCAACTGTACCATCCGGCGCTTCTTTTCGTCGGGAATCATGTTGAGGGCAGCAACAATGGCGCTGCATACCTCAACCATATTGTTAGGGTTTACTATGATGGCTTCGGTAAGCTCTTTAGATGCGCCTGCCATTTCGCTTAATATAAGTACCCCGTCGTTTTTAGTACGGCTGGCTACAAACTCTTTACTAACCAAATTCATACCATCGCGCATGGGTGTAACCAGGCAAACATCGGCAATATGGTACAGTGCCGATAGCGTTTCGATAGGAAAAGAGCGATAATAATAATGTATCGGGTTCCAATCCATGGTACGGTACAAGCCGTTAATATTACCTACGCGTTTATCTATTTGGTCGCGCAGTTCTTTATACTGGGGAACGGTATCGCGCGATGGCACCACAATCATGTAGAGCGATACTTTCTCTTTGTATTCGGGATAGGTTTTTAATAACATTTCGAAAGCCTGTAGACGCTGCAATATGCCCTTGCTGTAATCGAGCCTATCAACAGACAGGATGATTTGCAGACCTTTGAAATTATGTTTTAAAAGTTTAACCTGCTCCAGCACTTCGGGTGCTTTGGTTAGGGCAGCATATTTTTCGCTATCGATACCCATCGGGAACGATTCTACAACGATAGACCGGTCGCCGGTATTGATAATATTTGACGACGACCTTACCGGCAGCAGCCTTGTAGCCGCGCTCATAAAATGCCGGGCATCATCAAAGGTATGAAAGCCAATTAAATCGGCACCGAGGATACCATCAAGCAATTCGGCGCGCCAGGGTATAAGCCTAAACATTTCGTATGAGGGGAACGGGATATGTAAAAAGAACCCGATTGAAACATCGGGCCGTTCGTTTCTAATTAGTCCGGGTAATAAAAGCAATTGATAATCGTGAACCCAAACAATATCGCCGGGCTCCAATATTCTTAAAACAACATCTCTAAATTTTTTATTAACCTGTTGGTAAAACTGCCAGTTGCTTTGTTTGTAGCTGGCGTATGTTGATGCATAGTAGTGAAATACAGGCCAAAGCACTTCGTTAGAAAAACCTTCGTAGTACTCATTAATTTCTTCTTGCGATAGGTAAACGGGCATTAAACTTAAATCGCGAAGTTTATGGGTAATATCTGGTTGTTGCTCTTCGGCCACGTCTACGCCGGGCCATCCTATCCAAACGTTATCGCCTTGTTTATATATTGAGCCTAAACCGGTAGCTAACCCGCCTTCACTGGGTTCAAGGCTGTAGTTGCCCTCGTTTCCGGTAATTTTTACAGGCAGCCTGTTTGATATAATGATGGTTTTACTCATAGCAATGTTTACTATGAAATAAAATTTGGGCCCATTTGTTTGTACAGATGCTGTTATTAATATACAGTTAACAAAAAAAGGGAAGCTGTTTTATGAGCTTCCCTTTGGCAATAAGGCTTTTATAGTATTTACTATTTTAAAGACGCCTGGATAGATTTTGCAGTTTTTAAATGGTCGTCTATTTTAGGGGCTATTTTATCAGCTATCTCGCGAATATCGGTATAAGTACTTTCTTTTCCGCCATCAAAAAGCTCCTTAGCTTCTTCATGATCCTTAACCATCATTTCTATGTATGCCTTATCAAAAGCAGCACCGGTTTTGGTAGCCAGGCTATCCAATAATTCGGTATGCTCTTTGTTAACCTGTGGTTTAAGGTAAACATATTTGTGATCGGCAAGCGTATCAATTTCAACTCCGGCTTCCGAATGATCTTTAATCAGCATTGCGGCAAAATCGGTAA includes:
- the gyrA gene encoding DNA gyrase subunit A: MAEDLENGGGGSSDKIIPINIEEEMRSAYIDYSMSVIVSRALPDVRDGLKPVHRRVLFGMLDLGLNANKPYKKSARIVGEVLGKYHPHGDSSVYGTMVRMAQDWSLRYPLVDGQGNYGSIDGDNPAAMRYTEARLQKIAEEMLADINKDTIDYQLNFDDSLQEPTVLPAKFPNLLVNGASGIAVGMATNMAPHNLTEVVNATIAYIDDRAIEISELMKFVKGPDFPTGGIIYGFEGAREASETGRGRIVLRSRAEIEIYNGDRERIIVTEIPYQINKSIMIERTAELVNEKKLEGISAIRDESNREGIRVVYEIKRDANAAIVLNNLFKYTSLQTSFSVNNIALVHGRPMLLNLKDLIHHFVEHRHEVIIRRTKFELAEAEKRAHILEGLLIALDHLDEVIQLIRSSNTPDEARDGLMTRFDLSEIQARAILDMTLRRLTGLERDKIKAEYAELMKLIDYLKSILADEGLRMQIIKDELTEIKEKYGDERRTQIVHSSAEMQTEDFIEDENVVITISHEGYIKRTPLTEYRTQARGGKGAIGSNSRDADFIEHLLIASNHNYMLFFTETGQCFWLRVFEIPEGTRTSKGRAIQNIINIPKEENIKAYIKLTSLKDKDYLENNFIIMCTRKGVIKKTSLEAYSRPRANGINAININEGDTLLEATLTTGSSEIVMALKSGRAIRFNESTVRPMGRTATGVRGITLASETDEVVGMIAIDDAATTVLVVSEKGYGKRTDIDDYRVTNRGGKGVKTINVTDKTGQLVAIKGVTDEHDLMIINRSGIIIRIAVSELRTMGRATQGVRLISLKENDSIASVAQIEREEEVVEAEAAEETVTEGEGTIIAEASEPAEGDSNADSDATEGTADEDEIEE
- a CDS encoding tetratricopeptide repeat protein, whose protein sequence is MLIRKITLLIACICFTSFIARAQSEAMKDVINNLALYHKKNDVKYLGDSKKSVDATFKTHSDSVDMGKNVYKAMVYATILNIDSVNKLNLPDTMLLQTTKLVNRLLHMRKIYRYNLEMNYSKGCLANVYQRKAFDYYTKNNYRLAISNFNIAKRYVPAAKEINVYLANIYYKLGNYKTAVAYYDTVLMLKKPRLEHIQTAANVYKTLGDTTRSLQIIQQGLDEYPGDKYLLSEEANIYNNQKNYDLLKPVLNNLMTIAPNDPNVIFMAANCYDHLNDPDRAEQLYHQVIDINNNNYDPIFNLGLLYLKKALHQNKPEQYQVCINQSQNWLEKASEMAPNSETCLKALQMLYLQTGDQTQLKKVNNKLNQLTN
- a CDS encoding tetratricopeptide repeat protein — protein: MKIKFLITGLLSLVSVTAVFAQKDVLRDAQDAFTKYDGLRASPKLALPSLTTAKDLIDKAAVHPKTSGLPLTYTVKGEIYAALALNDTVASRSTPLFITADEALKKAKELDTKGENKKQIEDSYRTLAQYTFNKGVRQYQKGNYNGAYESFDYYRTVMPEDTNAIFYTGLSALNSKKYPETIKLYTNLLATPYTGKANIYGDLVQVYMLNKDTAGAMKIVSEAVAKYPANASLRNREIQLYLQKGRVKELGDKLDKAIEVDPKNKSLYYYQGYILLQEKSYDKAADQFGKALIIDPDYYDANLNMGLSYLNQGIDLFNKANTMPISKSNPKASQAQYDLLSKQAIVYFDKAKPYLEKATAEQPKEEDPIDALKKVYLGKKDAVNANLMQKKLDALRAGNK
- a CDS encoding acyl-CoA thioesterase: MPHTTIYKTFESELRVRPDDIDMFRHVHNSKYLDYVLAARYDQMDVCYGMSMEKFMERGFGWVVKAVHINYKRALVLGDYFIVKTSIETIDDRGCRVRFMITNKTNDKTSCDGWFDFVMIDMITGKAVKIPDDILQHYNMLVEEVAV